The Suricata suricatta isolate VVHF042 chromosome 16, meerkat_22Aug2017_6uvM2_HiC, whole genome shotgun sequence genome contains the following window.
AAAATAGGGGTTAGGCTTCTCGGGAAAGATaggagtgtgaataggggagcgTGTGGGGATTTGAGAGAATGGCAACATTCTGGGCATAGCCAGCCTCAGGTGAGGTCTTGGGGAATGTTAGAACAGAGAATGTTAGAAGAACAGAAAGTTTGGAGTGGCTGCATCTGGGGGGGGTGGTTTGTAGAGAGGATCTGTAGAGAAACCAGTTAGTGTGTGAAGCAGATAGCTTGGGGACTGGTGAGCCATTTTACAGAGTTTGGATTTTCTCTGAGGCCAGGGAGGAGCATTTCCAGGGTTTGGGGAGTTAAGGTTGAGAGGctggtgaggagggagagggcaagtgagggggatggagagaggggaggggaggagagagagggcccaGGCTAGGGCAGTGGcagcagagatggagggaagagATGAACACTAGAAGCAATTTAAGATGAAAGGTAACAGGCCTAATGACACTGGATGAGGAGTGAGAGTGCAGGAGGACTTCAGAGTTTGAGCTTTTGTCAGCTGGATGGAGGGTGGGGTTGCTTGCTGAGATGGGGGCCCTCAATCTACAGAACAACTCTCTGTCCTGGGTCCCAGATCAAACCCTTTGTTCACTGGCCTATTTCTGGAATCCCCCAAGCTGAACCATTCCTGCCAGTCCAGTCTAGCCTGCAGTGACCCAGGCTTGGTTATTTCTGCCTGCAGGAGGGTATGCTGATTTGGAGCATTAGGAGCCAGGGGCCCAAGAGGTGTCTTTGGAGAAACAGACTGAAGTGCTCACTGTGAAGTTAAAACAGATGGGGTTGGCCTCCTGTTGTGTATCCTAGTGGGTGGATGGAGAgggcaagggagggcagaggaaagagTTCCAGATTGAATTCCAGAAGACCTGGGGCAAAGCTCTTACTTTCTGCTTATATGAtgctgggcaagtcacttaactccCTGAAGGGCAGTGTCCCCACCTGGGCGTGAGCAAATGAGAGCTGCTACCAGAGTTGTGAGAATTGATTGGcctgtcttgtgtgtgtgtgtgtgtgtgtgtgtgtgttggggggtaggggagggggtCATAGTAGAAGCAGGAGTAAGGAGGTCTCCACGGGTCCCAGGCCATTTATAATTTATAGGTCCTGCCTGGTCGAACCAGGGCTGCTGGTGAGCTGAGGAGAGCCTCTTCCAAGGATAGCCTGGAATAGTAGCCAGATAGATGCCTAAGACGCTGGGCCTCAGGGATTTGGGACCCCCCTGCCCGGGGCTCCTACTAGCCAAGCCCCTGCCTCACTCCGAAGAGGTGGGGGGGTGTGGAGATTAACCAGAGAGGCTGTTTCTTCCTGCCCCCGCGAAAAGGCAGATTTGGGGCGTTTGAGCCCACACCCAGACCAGAACCCACCTTCTCAGGCCTTCCCAGAAAGTTGCCAGTGGGGATCCCTCTCAGCGATTAGTCCCCACTCGGACACAGCGCTCCCTGAAGCGCCAGGGCGGAGCTGAGCTCCAGATGTCCGGGAGCGCACAGCTGGAGGGTCACGTGGCAGCggccttgcccccccccccctccttcctgccAACGCTGCATTTGGCCCAGGCTGGGTTCTGCGCTGAGCCCCGGAGGCCCTGGCGTCCGGGGCCGCGCCGCTCCCAAGGGACGAGAGTGAGTGTCGGGATCCAAAGGACCGACGTGGTGGGTAGGGAGGGGTGGAAGGGATTCGGCTTCAGCGCGGGAAGGGCGAGCTGGGAATGTGGCCAAGGCTCCGAGTCTCCCGGCCTTGAGGAACCGTCCTGGGCCGACGTTGAGGGGTGGGAATTGGCTACTAGGAGGAACTTCCAGCCTTTTTCAGGGTGCCCATCCCAGTGAGTTTGTATGGGTGGGGTAGGGGTGTAGGTGCCACGGCCGGGAGCAGGAAAACGCCAAAACGCCGGAGGGGGATGAATGGCTTGTAGtcgcagccccctccccctggggaGAGCGGAACCGGGAGCTCCCACTAAGCGCTGGCTTCTGCGTCTGGAGCCCCTGACTGAGTCTCTCCGCAGGGGGCGGGGGCGTGAGCCACTCGGACATGAGGCGGAGGCTGCGCCTACGCGGGGACGCGTCGCTCACGCTGCTCCTCGGCGCCGCCCTCGGCCTCCTGCTCTACACGCAGCGCGAGGGCGCGGCCCCGACCACCAGCGCACCCCGAGCtcaagggaaggaagaggcagcGCCTACTTCTGGACTCCGAGTCTTCCAGGCACCGGACGCAGGCGCAGTCCCAGACCCTCTGGCCTACGAAGGGGACACACCGGAGCCGCCCACACCCACGGGACCCTTTGACTTTGGTCGCTACCTACGCGCCAAGGATCAGCGGCGCTTCCCTCTGCTCATTAATCAGCCACACAAATGCCAAGGAGATGGCGCACCTGAAGGTGGACCCGACTTGCTCATCGCAGTCAAGTCAGTGGCGGCGGACTTCGAGCGGCGCCAAGCCGTGCGCCAGACGTGGGGTGCTGAGGGTCGTGTGCAGGGGGCCCTCGTGCGTCGCGTGTTCTTGCTGGGCGTGCCCAGGGGCAAGGGCACTGACGGGGCAGACGCGGAGGGGGAGGGTACACGAACCCACTGGCCAGCCCTGCTGCGTGCTGAGAGCCGCGCGTACTCAGACATCCTGCTCTGGGCTTTTGACGACACTTTCTTCAACCTAACGCTCAAGGAGATCCACTTTCTGGCCTGGGCCTCGGCCTACTGTCCTGAGGTGCGCTTCGTTTTTAAGGGCGACGCAGATGTGTTCGTGCACGTGGGAAACCTGCTGGAGTTCCTGGCGCCGCGGGACCCGGAGCAGGACCTGCTTGCGGGTGACGTGATTGTACAGGCGCGACCAATCCGCGCGCGGGCCAGCAAATATTACATCCCAGAAGCGGTGTACGGCTTGCCCGCCTACCCCGCATACGCTGGTGGTGGTGGCTTTGTGCTTTCGGGGGTTACGCTGCGCCGCCTGGCCGGCGCCTGTGCACAGGTTGAGCTTTTCCCCATTGACGACGTCTTTCTGGGCATGTGTCTGCAGCGCCTTCGGCTCACACCGGAGCCTCACCCTGCTTTCCGCACTTTTGGCATCCCTCGTCCTTCAGCCGCGCCGCACTTGCGCACCTTTGACCCCTGCTTTTACCGGGAGCTAGTTGTAGTGCACGGGCTCTCGGCTGCTGACATCTGGCTCATGTGGCGCCTGCTGAACGGACCCCGTGGTCCAGCCTGTGCACGTCCTTGGCCTGCCGTTGCTGGCTCCTTCCAGTGGGACTCCTAGTCACCTTCATGGCCCCAAGGAAGATTGTATTTGGCTCCTGCTGGCATGGAACCAATCAAATGGTAGCCCTTTGAAACAGCCAGGGCTGAGCCAAAGAGCACTAGGCTCTGCCAAACAGGGACACACTTTGTCCTCCTATTATCAAGTAGGTTTTTGGGAGCTGGGATGGGTGGTGGTAGAGGCTCATGTAATCTGACCATAGTCCTTGGTTTGGAAACCCTAGAATGCCGTaaatgcacctttttttttttcaaggctgGAGGAGGTGTGGGGGCATGGCCTCAGTCCTCACAGAACTGGCATGCATTGTGCTTCCCACCTGTGCCTCCAAATCAGATTTTCAGCCCTGGAAAAAATCTTTAGATTTTCTTAGGTCTCGTTTCCTGAAGCCAACCCCTTCTGGGCCCTGGTCTGGCTGCAACACCAGGGACAGAGGCACACAGGGACAACTGAGTGCATGGACCTCCCTAGAGTCTCCCCACCGCAGAAGAACTTTCACCCACACAACAATGCCAGTCTCCTACTAGAGGCTGTGCTGCTACACTCAGAGGAGCCAAGGAAACTGAGATGACTCCACCATAAAGCTACCCATATTCTTCAACCACcaactttctcaaaaatcaacacccctatatttattttaGTACAAACATCCCAGCAACAGCACATGGTGAGCCGCTGCTGAGGGTATAGGTCTTTATTGGAGGTGTATGGGCAGGGCATGAGGAGGGTTCCCCTATTCTAGGAGGATGGGAATAGTCCTGGCTGCCCCAACAGTAGGATGTAtgtgggctgggggcgggggggggggtctccgaCCAGGCCACAGTCCAAATAGGAAGACACCAGTCAGTCACAGAGTTATGGGAGCGCCACACAAGCCTGGCTGTAAGCCCAGGAACCATTTAGAAGCCTGGGGCACGTCCCCTGCACATTCATTGTTAAACTCTATAGGATGAGGCTGTACATGAGTTAATTACAAAAGagtaatatttacaaaaatatgtacacacatttgAAAAACTCACAAAATTGTCATCTATGTATCACAAGTTGCTagaccaaaatattaaaaatgggaTAAAATTATACATTTCTCTTCTCAATTCTTTTCAAAAGGATTATTTGTAAAGCACATATGCTACTTTCCTTAGCAAGACCCATGAAAAGACTGAGCAGCCCAGCTTTCCCTGAGCCCCCAGAGGCCTTGAACCATGAAGGGCCTGGCCTGGGGACACTGCCCAGGGTTGGGG
Protein-coding sequences here:
- the B3GNT9 gene encoding UDP-GlcNAc:betaGal beta-1,3-N-acetylglucosaminyltransferase 9 produces the protein MRRRLRLRGDASLTLLLGAALGLLLYTQREGAAPTTSAPRAQGKEEAAPTSGLRVFQAPDAGAVPDPLAYEGDTPEPPTPTGPFDFGRYLRAKDQRRFPLLINQPHKCQGDGAPEGGPDLLIAVKSVAADFERRQAVRQTWGAEGRVQGALVRRVFLLGVPRGKGTDGADAEGEGTRTHWPALLRAESRAYSDILLWAFDDTFFNLTLKEIHFLAWASAYCPEVRFVFKGDADVFVHVGNLLEFLAPRDPEQDLLAGDVIVQARPIRARASKYYIPEAVYGLPAYPAYAGGGGFVLSGVTLRRLAGACAQVELFPIDDVFLGMCLQRLRLTPEPHPAFRTFGIPRPSAAPHLRTFDPCFYRELVVVHGLSAADIWLMWRLLNGPRGPACARPWPAVAGSFQWDS